The Pseudochaenichthys georgianus unplaced genomic scaffold, fPseGeo1.2 scaffold_984_arrow_ctg1, whole genome shotgun sequence genome contains the following window.
ATGAAGTCTGGTTTCCCAAAGCGGAGGAAGGTCCTTTAGTTCGTAGCTATCTGTCAGTCATTGAAGCACAGCAGCTACACTTCAGGAGGATGTGTTCTGTTGTAGTCAGAGCAGCAGAGCAACGGCAAATAAGCATGTTATGAATGGAGTCTGGTGGGCATGAAGGAGATACGGAAGTGTGTTAAAAAGAAAGCAAGCCAGATGCTTTTGGACTGAAGTCTGAACCAGAAAGCAGCTGCCTGACACTGAGGTTCGCTGACTGGAGGCGATGACATGTTTCTATCTGGGAGAAGATACTTCAGAAACATTGAACTCAATTCTGCGGACAGAGATGAAATCAGCAGTTCTTATTAATGCAGTCCGGCGTGGTTTCACCGGTTAGCTTTCTTTAGCACGGACCAGGCAACGAGCAGGGATCCGGCTGGAGGAGAACACAGCAGACATGTGTTGTACCCGGGAGGAGGGCTGTTGCTGCGCACTGACGTGAGCAGACCGTAGCTGACCTGGAGCTCGCTGTCGGGTCAGGAGGCGCTACTATAGCACAACATGCAGATTTATGAATGGGGTTTGCAGGTAAACATGTTTGTTATTGGAGCAGATCACTAAATCATCAGCTTTGTGTTTGAAATGTGCCTCTCTCTTCACAAGCCTGGAAATATACAATTACTGCTGATTGACGCAAAACAGACGGCACAGAGTTATTTGATattggtgtgtgtgcgtgtgtgtggaacTAGCACAAACTGTACTTCCACTTTGTAAAGGTGGAGAACAGgaagatagcattaagtagaaacaTGTTTCTTTCGGCTCGGTGTAATCCCACAGCAGCCTGTAGATGATCGGGTTGCACCCTGCTGTGTGTTCATATATGGACTCTGAGCCACACACTGTATATACAGATCTGTGCATGGACAGCatgattttaaccctttaacacACGCTTTAAAATGTCACTTTGAGGCTTTAATGCTGATGTAGCAGCTCATAGCaacacacagtaacacacagcCGTATTATGCGCGTGATAATTTAACACACGATCTTCACTTTTAACCCTTTTTCAGGCAGAAATAAGCGATATCTGCAGAGCTAGCTGTTAGCCGGTTAGCTCCTGTAAGCTAACTGTCATTACATTAGCAGTACAAAAGAGGCGTAAACAGACGTCACATCCGGTCAGTAACACTTATTAGAATACAAAACATCACCTCAGTTGGTGTTAGTATAAGTTTCATAATGAAGTTCATACAGAAAAGtaattttaaaagcttttatgTGTGAAACAAACCTCAGTAGTGTGAAGCTGCAGCAGTGGAGTCTGTTGCCTGGTTGTCATGCGCAGACCCGCCGCGGTGCATGCCGGTAATTGTAGTCTTTGATACGAATGCGTCTGAAGGTGGCTGATTTGGGTTTTGAGGGGATtagaactacaactcccagaaaGCATTGGAGAGGCGCAGCAGTGCGACGTGTCAACGACAACAGCTGGACGTTTCATTCAAATTCTGGACTGAAAATagaatattatttatttgtactcacattttttattttttaaattcacaGTAAAATATTTATCACAAACTATAAAAATTAAGAAAAAAGCGTTGTATTTTACAGCTCATTAATTAAATGCAGTAAatgttatatttgtatttaaaaataattgtggtgataaaatatatacaatgaaataaatatataaatacaattaaattaaaGTTTTAAAAATAGTTATTAAaggtattaaaataaaaaaacgttaaaTTAGAAAAACTCCTagtatatatacacatttaaaaaaatagatGGATAAATTGCAAGCAGTTATTTAAATTAGAAATACTTAATGAATTAAACATAGTAAATTaataaaagtagtttttcaTAGCTTTAATTTTGCAGCTAAAAATGTAGCTATTCTTATTTCTTTGATGCTAACTTGTGATTCCTCCCGTACCTTATTATTTTATCTAATAATAAACAATGCATTTTGTTTTTTTGATGATTTGGAATAAAAGAAGCCTTTTTGcgttttactttaaaaatatgtttatttcagCGCAGTGCTTCCAGAATGAATTGCTTTCTAATTTGTGGCTTTAATGACTTTCTTACACAAAATATACATCTAATTTCTTTTGGAACATTTGAGTTTCTTCTTCGGTTCTTTAGGCGGTTCCAgctccttcttcttctgtggttctCTCGGTTGTCACCAGCTTGCTCTCCAGGCGGTGGACTCGGTGCTTCAGTTTGCTCTGCGTGGCTTCGTGTTCGGCTAACAGTCGAGCGTATCGAGTCTGCAGGGCGTCCAGCGAGGTCGTCATCCTCTCCACCTTCTCCTCCATCTCCTTGGGATCCGGACCCTGTGCCGCCACCTGCAGGACAACAACAGGTATTACACctttgtggttttattaaagctCTCCtctcatgctatttttaggcatatattatgggtctcagatatatacaaatatataattgtTCATGTTGGTGATCATCGAACTAACTGACGATGGTGGCAAAGATCAACACACCCACCTGGAGGACAATAAAACAACAAGTTCATCCATCAAAATATCAAAATATCTCTCCAACCTTGGGACACAGACTTGGTAGTCCGTTGAAtcctttaaaggtctcctattaaaCTATTTGTAGGCTTAAATTATAGGTCTcggatatataaaaaatatgtctatgatgtgttttcctcaaaataccaaacagatcatgcattttagacaaccctcatatccctctatttcagccctgttagagaagtgctgattctgggtctaaagcttaaaaaaaaaaaaagagtttctgattggcccgtgggtgtaaagcccgcccacatttCCAATATAActtcatatcggcagcaaatctggatcagctccgtcgttcccccgtttttagagatgtgggtacggaggaaaagagagagggttttactaTCACTctgtgagtctcctgacacaccgggggtatttatatataaaatacatcaacaatgtttatgtataaaatacatacaaaaaagtgcattttgcacgaCAGGATTACCTCCAGGTCCAGCAGCCCGTCCTTCATCAGGATCTGCCGTCCCTTCTCCTCCAGTAGAGCTTTAGCGTCGGGGTACTCTGTTAGCGCCTCCATCAGGTCGTCTTTGGAGAGGCAGAAGAGGTCAGAGTACCCGATGCTCCGGATGTTCGCCGTCCTACGATTTCCTGCCTTACTGCCTGTGGAAGAACAACACTCGGGAATACAAACGATCTATATATCTAATATACAATGGCAAATAGCATTGCTCTTAGTTTTAGAGTTGTACGTTTTTTAATTGCCATATCTGCGCTGTAGCTAATGTGCTAatgacaataaatacaactaCAATAAACGAGATGCTGTCTCTATTTGTatgtttatttacattttattagGTGAGAATAAAGTCAAAAGTTTGAATAAAGTCGACCTTTTGAGGATATCATTTTCATGTTGGGAATATGAAGGTGAAGAACATGACCAAAATGTTGAGAATAAAGTAAGACATTTGGGTAAAAAAGGCAAATGTCTTCCTCTCACTTTTCCCTAAACTCGGTACAGTTAAACCACTACTCTCTTACCTTTAATAGCCAGGATGCTGATCTCTCCGAAGTAGCTCCCATCGCTCAGAACCACAAACTGCTTGATGCCGTCGTCAGCGACCACAGCCAGCTTCCCCTCCTTGATGATGTACATCTCCCTGCCGATGTCGCCCTTCTTACAGATGTAATCTCCGGGACTGTAGACCTGAGGCTGCAGCTTCAGCACCAGCTCCACCAGCAGACCTGCCTCGCAGTCCGCAAAGATACGAACCTGACCAAAGAAACACGAGAAGATTATGTTTTTTGATACTTAGAGGGTTTTTAAGGTGCTGTTTGATGTGCCCACCTTCTTCAGGGTGTCCAGGTGGACGTTGATGGCGATTTCAGCTCTCAGTTTGTCTGGCAGGTACTTCAACACCTCCCTCTCATCCACTGCTTTCTTATTGGTCCACAGGAAATCAAACCATTTGATCACTCGCTTCTCCAGGTCCTTAGTTACCTGGAAGACAAGTCAAagataaaggccctgacacaccaacccgattttgggagtcagaggccgtcagaggctgtcgggcattcgcggcgccgtagtcaggttggtgtgtcccgcaccgtcgaccgtgacacgccttatttggactgccagacccgatgcatggccgattcaacatgttgaatcggccatgcatcgggtctggcagtcagaccaaataatcactctgattggctgttcagctagcgaatcagtgcgatgagaagcgaagcggaagtgagggacgtaaacaaacgatttaagaaggcacacacagactgctattcatttcatctcatcatggcgatctggaatgatgcaaacgaagacctgctcatcaccttgatccaggagaggccagctctgtatgatattacggagaaaagacactcttcttcttctctgtcttccggttgttgcctcttttgaatgacgaatacacactaccgccgcctgctggtaaggagagttattgccactcacgcactgaagtcggtgcggtgtgttcccgtgcgacacatggccaaaacgcaggagaacacggccaggcaacagccgacttcagcgtcggctagtcctctggtgactgcttggtgtgtcagggccttaagaccCAAACTTACCAACCAACCATACAACCAAGCAAACAACTACACAACCAACTACCACAACATTCAACCAAATTACCGATCAAACAACCAACTACCCAACAAACCAACTTGCATACTAACCTTTCTGAAGGTCATGTACTGTTTGATTGCGTCGATGCGAGCCTGGAAGTTGGCTCTGGCAGCGTTCATGTTGGTGATCATCGAACCAACGTTACCGACGATGGTGGCAAAGATCAACACACCCACCTGGAGGACAATAAAACAACAAGTTCATCCATCAAAATATCAAGATATCTCTCCAACCCTAGGACACAAACGTGGTGGTCCATTGAACCCTTTAGGCCACATTTACCAGGAAGTCAGTGACGACGAAAAAGTACTCTGAGTTCTCCACAGGGGGCGGGGTCTCTCCTATGGTGGTGAGCGTTAGTGTGGACCAGTACATACTGTATGCGTACTTCCTTATCAGACGACCAAACTCTGGATTTGCCGTGTCGGGATACACAAATCTGTCGGCCCCGAAACCTGAAGGAAAAAAGAGGATGAGTCAGATGTTTCTATATGAACCAATCAAACAACCACTGGAGATTCGAACCAGCAACCGTACCGATAGCCTTGGAGAAGGAGTAGTAGAGGCAGGCGTTCCAGTGGATGATGATGACGATGTACATGACGAGGTTGAAGATTCGGAGAGCGTTTGGGTAGTTAGTCCTGGTCTCCGTCCTCTGGAAGAACTCTAGCATCCtgaaacaaagaaaaacatttgaatCTAACTTGCAGAAATCAGGAAGTTGTCAGCATTGATGTTTAAAGAAATACTTTTGATACACAAATATAATTTGTGTATCAAAAGTCACCTTGTGTTAACTTGAATTTGTGAGAAAAGCATTTTCAAGTAATTTTTTTAAGTACTTTTATGCTGCCTTTTACTTAAACTTCTACTCTACTTCTACAATATTATCCAACCAACACACTAACTTACCAACCACCAACCAACCAACTAAccatccatccaaccatccatccatccaaccaaccaaccaaccaacaaaccatccaaccaaccaaccaatcatccaaccaaccaaccaatcatccaaccaaccaaccaacaaaccatccaaccaaccaaccaacaaaccatccaaccaaccaaccaatcatCCAACCAACCTACCATTCAACcgtccaaccaaccaaccaaccaaccaaccaaccaaccaaccaaccaaccaactatccatccatccgtccaaccatcaccaaccaaccaaccaaccaaccaaccaaccaccaaccaaccaaccaaccaaccaactatccgtccaaccaaccaaccaaccaaccaaccaaccaaccaaccaaccaaccaaccaaccaaccaaccaaccaccaACCAACCAATCATCCACCAACCCAACCACCAACCAaccaccaaccaaccaacccaaccaccaaccaaccaaccaaccaaccattcAGACcgtccaaccaaccaaccaaccaaccaccaaccaaccaaccaaccaaccaaccaaccaaccaaccgtccgtccgtccgtccaaccaaccaaccaaccaaccaaccaaccaaccatcaacaaccaaccaaccaaccaaccaaccaaccaaccaaccaaccaaccaccaaccaaccaaccaccaaccaaccaaccaaccaaccaaccaaccaaccaaccaaccatccaccaaccaaccaacccaaccaaccaaccaaccaaccaaccaatcatccaaccaaccaaccaaccaaccaaccaaccaaccaaccaaccaaccaaccaaccaatcatCCAACCAACTACCAATGTTGTGTGTACCTGTTGAATCGTAACAGCTTGTTGAGGCGTATCTCAGGGTATCTCAGTCCAAAGACGAAGTACAGGAGGTCGGTGGGGATCATGGAGACCATGTCCAGTTTGTACTGTAAGCTAACCAAGTAGCGCTCACGCAACTTCGGAACGTCCTTCACCAGCAGACCCTGCTCCAGGTAACCTGCAGGAACATGTCGTATCAAAGTTTAGTGTCatatttcagtgtgtgtgtgtgtgtgtgtgtgtgtgtgtgtgtgtgtgtgtgtgtgtgtgtgtgtgtgtgtgtgtgtgtgtgtgtgtgtgtgtgtgtgtgtgtgtgtgtgtgtgtgtgtgtgtgtgtgtgtgtgatctgacCGGTCCTTGTTCTGAATATCATGTCAGCGATGTACAGGAGGTCGCATAGAAAATCCACGAAGaaccaaaaatacaaataatcagACTGTAGCTCCTCTAAGCACGCCCTGAAACACACAACGTTGGGGTTAGTCACTTTTAAACATGGtaaaatctgtgtgtgtgtgtgtgtgtgtgtgtgtgtgtgtgtgtgtgtgtgtgtgtgtgtgtgtgtgtgtgtgtgtgtgtgtgtgtgtgttacctggctATGATCAAGGTCCAGTTGTACATGACAGGGATGGTGATGAGACCCAGCCAGTGGTAGTAGAGGTTACTCGCCGGGTCGATGACTGTGAGCTCTTTAGGACTGAAACATATATGAATTAGAAGAACTCACATTTTAAGATCAATGCTAAGTTTTTTCAGAAAAATCAAAGCCTTGTATTTTGTGATTCGGTGGATAATAAACAACCAAACCTACGCCTCGTCTTTGGCCTTCTTCTCTTtctccttttcctctttctccttcttctccttctccttttcctctttctcCTTTAGCTTGTTCTCCTTCCTCTCCTTTCTCTCCTGCCTCTCCTTCCTGAGAATAAAGACCAACGTCGCATTGAGGAAAACTCATAATATAGTGATCTCGGTGGGTTTTGTATCCGGTAAGGCCTCAGAAAGCTTTTAACGTActccttcttctccttcttctccttcctctccttcttgtctttcttcttctttgtctttTCCTTCCTAGAAGACAAAAGGGAATCCATCAGTAAACACCGTGTGAGTAATTATGTTGATGTTCTGTGTGCTGAAGAAAAAAAcatactcttcttcttcgttgttgttgctgttgttggcGTTAAACAGAACTCCTGGTCCGGCTTGTTGATCGGTTCTGAAACGATGACAGGACTGGTTTACCAAGATCATCAGTTCTAGTTGGGAACTCTCACAAGGATCCCTAATATATGTTTAAAGGATCTTCACAGGGCCCTTAGATCTCTTTACAGACTCCTCGATCCTTGAGAAAAACCAGGACCAGTGAAATCTCTTTAAGTAACTCAAGAAATGGACCTTCTTGCGTATCGGTTGAACCTGCCCATGGACTCCAGGAACCTTTTTAAAGGACCATTAGAACATCTTAAAGGCACTATATAACATCCTTAAGGAAGCTTAGAGTCTTTAGAACTGCCTCAAAACCACATTAAACCTTGTCAAGCAACAAGGACCTCAAGAACTTCCTAAATCAACCATCGATCCTTAAGAGGACTCCTAAAACCTACAACAACATTTTAAAGGACCATTAGAACATCTTTAAGACTCCTTAGAACTGCCACAAAACCCCATTAAACTTCATCAAGCAACTTTGAGACCACCTAAAGGACCTCAAGAACTTCCTAAATCAACCATCGATCCTTAAGAGGACCCCTATAACCTACAACAACATTTTAAAGGACCAGTAGAACATCTTTAAGACTCTTTAGAACCGCCTCAACACCCCATTAAACTTCATCAAGCACCGTTGAGACCTCCTAAAGGACCTCAAGAACTTCCTAAAGAAACCATCGATCCTTAAGAGGACCCCTAAAACCTGCAGAAACATTTTAAAGGACCATTAGAACATCTTTAAGACTCTTTAGAACCGCCACAACACCCCATTAAACTTCATCAAGCACCGTTGAGACCTCCTAAAGGACCTCTAGAACTTCCTAAAGAAACCATCGATCCTTAAGAGGAACCCTAAAACCTGCAGAAACATTTTAAAGGACCATTAGAACATCTTTAAGGCTCTTTAGAACCACCTCAACACCCCATTAAACTTCATCAAGCACCGTTGAGACCTCCTAAAGGACCTCTAGAACTTCCTAAAGAAACCATCGATCCTTAAGAGGAACCCTAAAactacaaaaacattttaaaggaCCATTAGAACATCGTTAAGACTCTTTAGAACCGCCTCAACACCCCATTAAACTTCATCAAGCACCGTTGAGACCTCCTAAAGGACCTCAAGAACTTCCTAAAGAAACCATCGATCCTTAAGAGGAACCCTAAAACCTGCAGAAACATTTTAAAGGACCATTAGAACATCGTTAAGACTCTTTAGAACCGCCTCAACACCCCATTAAACTTCATCAAGCAACTTTGAGACCTCCTAAACGACCTCAAGAACTTCCTAAAGAAACCATCGATCCTTAAGAGGAACCCTAAAAcctacaaaaacattttaaaggaCCATTAGAACATCTTTAAGACTCTTTAGAACCGCCTCAACACCCCATTAAACTTCATCAAGCACCGTTGAGACCTCCTAAAGGACCTCAAGAACTTCCTAAAGAAACCATCGATCCTTAAGAGGAACCCTAGAactacaaaaacattttaaaggaCCATTAGAACATCTTTAAGACTCTTTAGAACCGCCACAACACCCCATTAAACTTCATCAAGCAACTTTGAGACCTCCTAAAGGACCTCTAGAACTTCCTAAAGAAACCATCGATCCTTAAGAGGAACCCTAAAactacaaaaacattttaaaggaCCAGTAGAACATCTTTAAGACTCTTTAGAACCGCCTCAACACCCCATTAAACTTCATCAAGCACCGTTGAGACCTCCTAAAGGACCTCAAGAACTTCCTAAAGAAACCATCGATCCTTAAGAGGCACCCTATAAcctacaaaaacattttaaaggaCCATTAGAACATCTTTAAGACTCTTTAGAACCGCCTCAACACCCCATTAAACTTCATCAAGCAACTTTGAGACCACCTAAAGGACCTCAAGAACTTCCTAAAGAAACCATCGATCCTTAAGAGGAACCCTAAAACCTGCAGAAACATTTTAAAGGACCATTAGAACA
Protein-coding sequences here:
- the cnga1b gene encoding cyclic nucleotide-gated channel alpha-1, which translates into the protein MAKVAPSVRSPNRSTSPTVALQDDPGEDMERDRTDQQAGPGVLFNANNSNNNEEEEKEKTKKKKDKKERKEKKEKKEKERQERKERKENKLKEKEEKEKEKKEKEEKEKEKKAKDEAPKELTVIDPASNLYYHWLGLITIPVMYNWTLIIARACLEELQSDYLYFWFFVDFLCDLLYIADMIFRTRTGYLEQGLLVKDVPKLRERYLVSLQYKLDMVSMIPTDLLYFVFGLRYPEIRLNKLLRFNRMLEFFQRTETRTNYPNALRIFNLVMYIVIIIHWNACLYYSFSKAIGFGADRFVYPDTANPEFGRLIRKYAYSMYWSTLTLTTIGETPPPVENSEYFFVVTDFLVGVLIFATIVGNVGSMITNMNAARANFQARIDAIKQYMTFRKVTKDLEKRVIKWFDFLWTNKKAVDEREVLKYLPDKLRAEIAINVHLDTLKKVRIFADCEAGLLVELVLKLQPQVYSPGDYICKKGDIGREMYIIKEGKLAVVADDGIKQFVVLSDGSYFGEISILAIKGSKAGNRRTANIRSIGYSDLFCLSKDDLMEALTEYPDAKALLEEKGRQILMKDGLLDLEVAAQGPDPKEMEEKVERMTTSLDALQTRYARLLAEHEATQSKLKHRVHRLESKLVTTERTTEEEGAGTA